The following proteins are co-located in the Vigna unguiculata cultivar IT97K-499-35 chromosome 9, ASM411807v1, whole genome shotgun sequence genome:
- the LOC114195993 gene encoding uncharacterized protein LOC114195993 — MAIIGDALRQAFMPKREYESLREEEKAWGKLQRPATVASVVAIGLAIFVSTVISLKIVFPGSDGKRVLCVDRRLQSIQIGMKGDSDSDRFPGGFYLTDQEIADYYWMVVFIPSTIIFALSVVYLVAGMAVAYSAPTRHGCLKVVENNFCASRRGGVRCLSILNLIFAIIFGLLALFLGSSLLTMMSNCSKPLFWCYEIASWGLVVLYGGTAFFLRRKAATILDEGNLSGRNLGLEMLETNPLEVTPEVERRVNEGFKAWMGPSLLSSDEEDEADRYDEAPRAMRSNSNRQRV, encoded by the exons ATGGCGATCATCGGCGACGCACTTCGCCAGGCGTTCATGCCGAAGCGCGAGTACGAGAGCCTTAGGGAAGAAGAGAAAGCGTGGGGCAAGCTTCAGAGACCTGCGACTGTGGCTTCCGTGGTTGCCATTGGGCTTGCGATATTCGTGTCCACGGTTATCAGTTTGAAAATCGTGTTTCCGGGTAGCGATGGGAAGAGAGTGTTATGTGTCGATCGAAGGCTTCAGTCTATACAGATAGGGATGAAAGGTGATTCCGATTCCGATCGCTTTCCCGGTGGTTTCTATCTCACGGACCAGGAGATTGCTGATTATTACTGGATGGTTGTGTTCATTCCTTCAACGATCATTTTCGCGCTGTCGGTTGTATATCTCGTTGCCG GCATGGCTGTTGCATATTCTGCTCCAACTAGGCATGGATGCTTGAAGGtggttgaaaataatttttgtgcTTCAAGAAGGG GTGGGGTACGATGTCTGTCCATCTTAAACCTTATATTTGCTATCATCTTTGGTCTTCTTGCCTTGTTTCTTGGTTCAAGCCTCTTGACAATGATGAGCAACTGTTCTAAACCTCTGTTTTGGTGCTACGAAATTGCATCGTGGGGACTGGTTGTACTATATGGGGGCACTGCCTTCTTCTTGAGGAGAAAGGCGGCCACAATTCTGGACGAGGGAAATTTAAGTGGTCGAAATCTGGGGCTGGAAATGTTGGAAACGAACCCCCTGGAAGTTACACCAGAGGTGGAAAGGCGTGTAAATGAAGGGTTTAAAGCATGGATGGGTCCATCCCTTCTTTCTTCTGACGAAGAAGACGAAGCTGACAGGTATGATGAGGCACCTCGTGCCATGCGATCTAACTCAAACAGGCAAAGAGTCTGA